One segment of Clavelina lepadiformis chromosome 2, kaClaLepa1.1, whole genome shotgun sequence DNA contains the following:
- the LOC143446890 gene encoding solute carrier family 23 member 1-like — protein sequence MDENVIDVEATLKPQSARESSTEEGSGTNHVIISTSENSSFDNEDKKLLYGLEDVPPWYMCILLGFQHYLTMFGSTVAVPLILAGPLGIENDNLAKGQIISTIFFASGICTLLQTTLGNRLPIVQGAAFSFLTPAIAIMTSIPNPPISVGNSTNGTTSPNVQSDFWKVRMLQVQGAIMVASCTQVLLGATGLIGFMMAHIGPLTIAPTVAMVGLSLYGPAGDFAGRHWGISVLTMFLIILFSQHLRNVEIPIPLCCKKGERGALKIKLFSLFPVIFAVLLAWSFCAILTAAGAFPSDRNVYGYLARTDIRLGVLNQSPWFRVPYPGQWGVPVVTLSGVLGMISGVLASIIESVGDYYACARLCYIPSPPSHAMNRGIFTEGIGTLIAGSLGSGNGTTSYSENIGAIGITKVGSRRVIQTGACIMLILAVIGKFGALFTTIPDPVVGGLFCVMFGMITAVGISSLQFVDLNSSRNLLIMGFSTFMGITVPNWISANKNLISTGSVEGDQILFVLLQTGMFISGVLGFILDNTIPGTLEERGLIRWRATKLASDGDHENDQNKFYEFPRLMQKGIDKVNFFKYIPVCTTFHGRYVANLVKRVHSQNETKAGPESIAMEKSL from the exons GCTCAACCGAGGAGGGGTCTGGAACTAATCACGTTATTATTTCCACCAGTGAAAATTCATCGTTTGACAACGAAGACAAAAAGTTGTTGTACGGCTTGGAAGATGTACCGCCATGGTACATGTGTATTTTGCTGGGGTTCCAG CACTACTTGACAATGTTCGGGTCGACAGTAGCAGTCCCGTTGATTCTAGCTGGACCTCTCGGAATAGAAAACGACAATCTTGCAAAAGGCCAGATAATCAGCACAATTTTCTTCGCTTCCGGTATTTGCACACTCCTTCAAACAACGCTCGGAAACAG GCTTCCAATTGTTCAAGGTGCCGCATTTTCTTTTCTGACCCCAGCTATAGCTATTATGACGTCCATTCCCAACCCTCCAATAAGTGTTGGAAATTCTACGAATGGAACTACGTCGCCCAACGTTCAAAGCGACTTTTGGAAAGTCAGAATGCTGCAG GTGCAAGGAGCAATCATGGTTGCCTCATGCACTCAAGTACTGCTAGGTGCCACTGGTTTGATTGGATTCATGATGGCACACATAGGACCACTCACTATTGCACCCACAGTCGCCATGGTAGGATTAAGTTTATACGGCCCTGCTGGAGATTTTGCTGGACGTCATTGGGGAATTTCTGTTCT GACAATGTTCTTAATCATCTTATTTTCTCAACACCTGAGGAACGTGGAAATTCCCATACCTCTCTGTTGCAAGAAAGGCGAACGAGGGgctttaaaaattaaactctTCAGCCTTTTCCCG GTAATATTCGCGGTGCTGCTTGCCTGGTCTTTCTGTGCCATTCTTACCGCGGCGGGGGCTTTCCCATCAGACCGCAACGTTTATGGTTATTTGGCCAGAACCGATATCAGATTGGGAGTCTTAAACCAATCTCCGTGGTTCCGAGTGCCTTATCCTG gaCAGTGGGGCGTACCGGTTGTCACTTTATCTGGGGTTCTTGGAATGATCAGCGGTGTTCTGGCTTCTATCATAGAATCAGTTGGTGATTACTACGCATGCGCAAGATTGTGCTATATACCGTCGCCTCCTAGCCACGCTATGAACAG GGGCATTTTCACGGAAGGCATTGGTACTCTAATAGCAGGCTCGCTAGGTTCAGGTAACGGTACAACTTCATACAGCGAAAATATTGGCGCCATTGGGATCACCAAG GTTGGTAGTCGACGTGTAATTCAGACAGGCGCATGCATCATGTTAATTCTAGCGGTTATTGGAAAATTCGGTGCTCTTTTTACCACAATACCAGACCCAGTAGTAG GTGGATTATTCTGTGTAATGTTTGGAATGATAACCGCTGTTGGAATTTCAAGTCTGCAGTTTGTGGATTTAAATTCATCAAGAAATCTTCTGATTATGGGATTTTCAACCTTCATGGGAATCACGGTTCCTAATTGGATAAGCgctaacaaaaatttaatttcgaCAG GTTCCGTAGAGGGAGATCAGATATTATTTGTCCTCCTGCAGACCGGAATGTTTATTTCTGGCGTTTTGGGTTTTATATTGGACAACACAATCCCAG GTACTCTCGAAGAGCGTGGTTTAATTAGATGGAGGGCGACAAAGCTTGCTTCAGACGGTGACCATGAAAATGACCAAAATAAATTCTACGAATTTCCGA GACTAATGCAAAAGGGTATTGACAAagtaaactttttcaaatacaTTCCGGTCTGTACAACCTTCCACGGACGATATGTTGCCAATCTCGTCAAGAGAGTACACAGTCAAAACGAGACCAAAGCCGGACCTGAATCCATTGCAATGGAAAAATCACTGTAA